Proteins encoded together in one Pseudomonadota bacterium window:
- a CDS encoding TonB family protein, with product MSDLALSGLDIRTPSLAHHPQWRKCFLVAVALHLAILSIPISKLGGYYGRDSREIEVSVIPEPTPVATVPPVKPISRPVQPLKIEKIKNPPPSRPEGKKTAEEPQKIVSPDLVPSREMVQVGPGSGGVAIVGGTGTGATLSGSAGEPGGSGSGLGRRGVGGGGGGTGPVESQFGTGDGPQWAYQEKPVYPYAAQRLGKKGRVVLKLTIDEKGNLTKTEVMEATDQIFVSAVLDAARRSKFRPARRNGVPFAAWATWPVTFSLGDHS from the coding sequence ATGTCTGACCTGGCCTTATCAGGACTGGATATTCGGACGCCTTCTCTGGCACACCATCCTCAGTGGAGGAAGTGTTTCCTCGTTGCGGTGGCACTACATCTGGCAATTCTGTCCATTCCCATATCAAAACTCGGCGGCTACTACGGTAGGGATAGTAGGGAGATTGAGGTTTCCGTCATACCGGAACCCACCCCTGTAGCGACGGTCCCGCCGGTAAAACCGATCTCTCGGCCTGTTCAGCCATTGAAGATAGAAAAAATTAAGAACCCACCGCCAAGCCGTCCCGAAGGAAAAAAAACCGCCGAAGAGCCGCAGAAAATCGTTTCCCCTGATCTGGTTCCATCAAGAGAAATGGTTCAGGTGGGACCGGGTTCGGGCGGTGTGGCCATTGTCGGCGGAACAGGAACAGGTGCAACCCTCTCCGGGTCTGCCGGAGAACCGGGAGGATCAGGCTCAGGACTGGGCCGACGCGGTGTAGGAGGCGGCGGGGGTGGAACAGGCCCCGTGGAGTCGCAATTCGGCACCGGAGACGGACCTCAATGGGCCTATCAGGAGAAACCTGTCTATCCTTACGCTGCTCAAAGGTTGGGAAAGAAAGGAAGAGTCGTTCTAAAACTCACTATAGACGAGAAAGGAAACCTTACTAAAACTGAAGTGATGGAAGCCACGGATCAGATCTTCGTCTCCGCCGTTCTTGATGCAGCTCGAAGATCAAAGTTCCGCCCTGCGCGGAGAAACGGCGTGCCTTTTGCCGCTTGGGCCACTTGGCCTGTCACTTTCAGTCTCGGCGATCATTCGTGA